The following are encoded together in the Drosophila biarmipes strain raj3 chromosome 3L, RU_DBia_V1.1, whole genome shotgun sequence genome:
- the LOC108035598 gene encoding LOW QUALITY PROTEIN: G-protein coupled receptor dmsr-1 (The sequence of the model RefSeq protein was modified relative to this genomic sequence to represent the inferred CDS: substituted 1 base at 1 genomic stop codon) — MVTNMSQPHYCGTGIDDFHTNYKYFHGYFSLIVCILGTIANTLNIIVLTRREMRSPTNAILTGLAVADLAVMLEYIPYTVHDYILSARMPREQQLSYSWACFIKFHSVFPQVLHTISIWLTVTLAVWRYIAVSYPQRNRIWCGMRTTLITIATAYVVCVLVVSPWLYLVSAIAKFLETLDADGKTIGSVPLSQYILDYNREEEVTMQVMSSTTPDVSWAIPSGSANGTAVSLLSLTTVIPLTTIRSGMTTASATLGERNVTVYKLYHSALALHDRQFRNATFLIYSVLIKLIPCFALTVLSVRLIGALLEAKRRRKILACHAANDMQPIVNGKVVTPTQPKSCKLLEKEKQTDRTTRMLLAVLLLFLVTEFPQGIMGLLNVLLGDAFFIQCYLKLSDLMDILALINSSINFILYCSMSRQFRSTFALLFRPRWLDKWLPLSQHDADGRGVGGSGGLGGYGRQRLLHTDAVSKSMAIDLGLTTQVTNVXQESSGRAGMSTAAGGGGGFGGGGASASVVLPLAPSATEVDGCPDAAVSTNDISLVEKLHHQPVQKRATTMPPNHHRRRRSGSGTKCIWPTTDWLRRLRNQKARGDTEPASDPQDIELAKRRSSVLLMVLLSSSDEVKAKAVLVSEQPPSPADEDVEDAIDALWL; from the exons ATGGTCACGAACATGTCGCAGCCGCATTACTGCGGCACAGGCATCGATGATTTTCACACAAA TTACAAATACTTCCACGGCTACTTCTCCCTGATTGTCTGCATCCTGGGCACCATTGCGAACACCCTGAACATCATTGTGCTAACGCGCCGCGAGATGCGCTCCCCCACGAATGCCATACTCACGGGTCTGGCAGTGGCCGATCTGGCCGTGATGCTGGAGTACATACCCTATACGGTGCACGACTACATCCTCAGTGCCCGGATGCCGAGGGAGCAGCAGCTGAGCTACAGTTGGGCCTGCTTCATCAAGTTCCACTCGGTGTTTCCCCAGGTCCTGCACACCATCTCCATTTGGCTGACAGTCACCCTGGCTGTGTGGCGCTATATAGCGGTGAGTTATCCGCAGAGGAATCGGATCTGGTGTGGAATGCGGACTACCCTGATCACCATAGCCACGGCCTATGTGGTGTGTGTCCTGGTGGTGTCCCCGTGGCTCTACTTGGTCTCGGCCATTGCCAAGTTCCTGGAAACCCTGGATGCCGATGGCAAGACCATTGGTTCGGTTCCGCTGAGTCAGTACATCCTCGACTACAATCGTGAGGAGGAGGTGACCATGCAGGTGATGTCCAGTACGACGCCAGATGTTTCCTGGGCGATACCAAGTGGGTCGGCCAATGGGACGGCAGTTAGTCTGCTTAGCCTGACCACAGTGATACCTCTGACGACCATCAGGTCGGGAATGACCACCGCCTCGGCGACGTTGGGTGAGCGAAATGTCACCGTCTATAAGCTGTATCACAGTGCTTTGGCGCTGCACGATCGCCAGTTCCGGAATGCCACCTTCCTGATATATAGTGTGCTGATCAAGCTGATACCCTGCTTTGCCCTGACCGTACTATCTGTGCGGCTAATTGGTGCCCTACTGGAGGCCAAGAGAAGGCGGAAAATCCTGGCCTGCCATGCGGCCAACGACATGCAGCCGATTGTCAATGGCAAGGTGGTGACCCCCACTCAACCCAAGAGCTGCAAGTTGCTGGAGAAGGAGAAGCAGACGGATCGCACCACGAGGATGCTTCTGGCCGTCCTGCTGCTCTTCCTGGTCACCGAGTTTCCGCAGGGCATCATGGGTCTGCTGAATGTCCTCCTTGGCGATGCCTTCTTCATCCAGTGCTACCTAAAGCTGA GTGACCTCATGGACATCTTGGCGCTTATTAATTCGAGCATCAACTTCATCCTCTACTGCTCGATGAGCCGCCAGTTCCGGAGCACGTTCGCGCTGCTCTTCCGGCCGCGCTGGCTGGACAAATGGCTGCCGCTGTCGCAGCACGACGCCGACGGGCGGGGCGTGGGCGGAAGCGGCGGCCTGGGCGGATATGGACGCCAGCGGCTGCTGCACACGGATGCCGTTAGCAAGAGCATGGCCATCGATCTCGGGCTGACGACCCAAGTGACAAATGTGTAGCAGGAGAGCAGCGGCCGGGCGGGCATGTCAACCGcagccggcggaggaggaggattcGGAGGAGGAGGCGCATCTGCATCGGTGGTACTGCCACTGGCACCATCGGCGACTGAAGTTGATGGATGCCCCGATGCCGCTGTTTCCACTAACGACATCAGCCTGGTGGAGAAGCTGCACCACCAGCCGGTCCAGAAACGGGCCACCACCATGCCCCCTAACCACCATCGGAGGCGtcgcagtggcagtggcaccAAGTGCATCTGGCCCACCACGGACTGGCTAAGAAGGCTGCGGAACCAAAAGGCCAGGGGGGACACTGAACCCGCCTCCGATCCGCAGGACATAGAGCTGGCCAAAAGGCGCAGTAGTGTCCTCCTAATGGTATTACTGAGCAGCTCGGATGAGGTGAAGGCCAAGGCTGTTTTGGTCAGTGAACAGCCGCCCAGTCCGGCGGACGAGGACGTGGAAGACGCCATAGATGCCCTCTGGCTGTGA